In Providencia hangzhouensis, the DNA window CACACGCATTAACGTTGATTTACCCGCACCATTGCGACCAACCAAACATACACGTTCGTTATCTTCGATATGAATTTCGGTATTATCCAGTAATGGGGCATCACTAAACGAAAGGTATGCACCCGACAAATTAATTAAAGCCATTGATTCTATCCTTACTCTGCGTGGCTAATTAGCCAGCAGTTATGTATTTGGCGGTTACGAGCAAAATCTTCTGACAGTGTTTTCGCTGTGATTTCTTGTGCTTGTAATCCTAATTCTTTAATTGCTTCAAGATCCATTTTAAAACCGCGTTTGTTATTAGAAAACATTACGGTTCCACCACGGCGTAATAACCGCTTTAGGTGGGTAATCAATTGGATATGATCTCGTTGTACGTCAAACGTACCATCCATGCGTTTTGAATTTGAAAATGTTGGGGGATCAATAAAGATCAAATCAAATTGTTCCCGGCTATTCGCCAGCCAACTCAAGCAATCCGCTTGAATTAAACGATGTTGGCGACCTGTTAGCCCATTCGCTTGTAGGTTTTTCTCAGCCCACTCAAGATAAGTGCGTGACATATCTACGGAAGTGGTGCTTTTCGCGCCGCCAAGCCCTGCATGCACAGTGGCAGTGCCGGTGTAACAGAACAAGTTTAAGAAATCGGCATCTTTACTCATCTGGCCTAACATTTTACGGGCAATACGATGGTCAAGAAATAACCCTGTATCCAGATAGTCCGTCAAATTCACCAACATTTTCGCATTGTATTCTTGCACTAAAAAGAAATCGTCTTTTTGCGCTAATTTCTCATACTGCTGCTTGCCTTTTTGGCGCTGGCGCGTTTTTAACACTAGCTGATTCGATGTCAGTTCTAATACATTCATTGTTGCAGTGATCACATCAAATAGGCGTTGACGAGCTTTGCGTTCATCAACGGTTTTCGGTGGCGCGTATTCTTGGATCACCACTTTATCGCCATAAATATCAACCGCAACATTGTATTCAGGTAAATCAGCATCATAAACACGGTAACTATCAATGCCTTGTTGTTTTGCCCATTTACTTAATTTCTTGATATTTTTACGTAAACGATTTGCAAAATCAGGTGAAATTTCCGCTATCGTTTCTGATGGCGTAGCCGCTAGCTGGTAGTTTTTCTGGACACAATCTAAAGGACCATTCTTAGCTTTAAATTCACGCTCTGAACGCAGTTGCAAACAGCTGAGTAACTCAGGAGAAGCACTAAAAATCGATAAACGCCAACCAGGGAAGCGTGCCTTCACGATCCGCCCTAACTGGCTATGTAGCGCAATTAAAGCAGGCTCACTTTCTAAACGCTCCCCATAAGGGGGATTGCTAATAATCGTGCCTAACGCATCGGCCTTAACTGGGTTTTCCAATGCAGCGGCATCACCTTGCTTAAAGGTGATTAAATCTTGTAACCCTGCACGGCGCGCGTTCGCACGAGCCATTTCCAGTACGCGCTTATCGATATCAAAACCATAAAAACGCGATGTCGTTTCTTTCAAACCTTGGCGGAAACGCACTTGCGCTTCCGTGGTTAGTTCACGCCAAAGTTCCGCGTTAAATTTCGACCATGCATAAAAGCCCCAATGCGTACGGTGTAACCCGGGGGCTTTATCTGTTGCCATCATTGCGGCTTCAATTAACAAGGTTCCTGAACCGCACATTGGGTCGACCAAGGGTGTTCCTTGCTGCCAACCTGAACGGTTGATAATTGCTGCCGCCAGAGTCTCTTTTAAGGGCGCTTGACCTGCCAAATCACGGTAGCCACGAATATGTAATGAATCACCACTTAAATCGAGTGCTACACTGGCTTTTTCTTTATTAAGGTAGACGTTGATGCGGATATCCGCTTGCTGGCGAGCGACATCAGGACGTTGGTCTAGCTTGCGTACGAAGCTGTCTACGATAGCATCTTTCACTTTCAATGCACCGTATTGGCTGTTGCTAATTTCTTCGTTAGTCCCTGTAAAATGAACAACAAAGGTATCATTGACGGAGAAAATCTCACTCCAGTCGATTGCTTGTACACCGAGGTACAAATCTAAGTCACTGTAGACGTCAAAATCATTCAGTGGCAATAAAATACGCGATGCCAGCCGACTCCACAGTAGGCTTTGGTACATCACACGTTCGTCGGCCTGAAAATAGACACCCCCTTGGGCCACTTTGCATTGGCTAGCGCCAAGCGATTCTAATTCCGTTTTCAGTAGTTCTTCAAGGCCGCGAGCTGTGCTGGCAAACAGAGAATTCATAGTATTTATTACCAATTTGGATGAAAAATTGTTGCGCATTATAGCTAATCTTATGCAGTTGTCATAAAGTTGCTACGCACAATTATAAGGATTAAAAAATGATAACGCTTTCGCGCCTTTACACACACCCAGTTAAATCTATGCGAGGAGTTCGTTTATCCCACGCCTTCGCTGATATTAGCGGTTTGACTTTTGATCGTAATTTTATGGTAACCACGCTGGAAGGTAAATTTATTACGGCGAGAAAATATCCACAAATGTTACTTTTTACACCGGTAATGCTCAATAATGGTCTTCACTTGCGAGCACCAAATGGCGAAAGTGCGACGGTATTGTATCAGGACTTTGATGATAAGCAGAGCCCTACTGAAGTTTGGGGCAATCATTTTCATGCACTTATTGCACCTGAAGCGATAAATAGCTGGTTAAGTACCTTTTTTGACGAACCGGTACAACTACGCTGGCTAAGCCCGCAGCTTTCTCGTCGCGTCAAAGAACACCAAGATGTACCGATGTCTTTTGCTGACGGCTACCCTTTCTTACTGATCAACGAAGCTTCTGTCCAAGAACTGCAACGCCGTTGCCCTGCCAGTATTAAATTAGAACAGTTTCGTGGCAACTTAATTATTACAGGCGCCAAGCCTTTTGAAGAAGATACATGGAAAACCATTCAAATTGGTGATGTCATCTTTACATTAGATAGGCCATGTAGCCGATGCATTTTAACTACTGTTAGCCCAGAGAAA includes these proteins:
- the rlmKL gene encoding bifunctional 23S rRNA (guanine(2069)-N(7))-methyltransferase RlmK/23S rRNA (guanine(2445)-N(2))-methyltransferase RlmL; the protein is MNSLFASTARGLEELLKTELESLGASQCKVAQGGVYFQADERVMYQSLLWSRLASRILLPLNDFDVYSDLDLYLGVQAIDWSEIFSVNDTFVVHFTGTNEEISNSQYGALKVKDAIVDSFVRKLDQRPDVARQQADIRINVYLNKEKASVALDLSGDSLHIRGYRDLAGQAPLKETLAAAIINRSGWQQGTPLVDPMCGSGTLLIEAAMMATDKAPGLHRTHWGFYAWSKFNAELWRELTTEAQVRFRQGLKETTSRFYGFDIDKRVLEMARANARRAGLQDLITFKQGDAAALENPVKADALGTIISNPPYGERLESEPALIALHSQLGRIVKARFPGWRLSIFSASPELLSCLQLRSEREFKAKNGPLDCVQKNYQLAATPSETIAEISPDFANRLRKNIKKLSKWAKQQGIDSYRVYDADLPEYNVAVDIYGDKVVIQEYAPPKTVDERKARQRLFDVITATMNVLELTSNQLVLKTRQRQKGKQQYEKLAQKDDFFLVQEYNAKMLVNLTDYLDTGLFLDHRIARKMLGQMSKDADFLNLFCYTGTATVHAGLGGAKSTTSVDMSRTYLEWAEKNLQANGLTGRQHRLIQADCLSWLANSREQFDLIFIDPPTFSNSKRMDGTFDVQRDHIQLITHLKRLLRRGGTVMFSNNKRGFKMDLEAIKELGLQAQEITAKTLSEDFARNRQIHNCWLISHAE
- a CDS encoding YcbX family protein, with protein sequence MITLSRLYTHPVKSMRGVRLSHAFADISGLTFDRNFMVTTLEGKFITARKYPQMLLFTPVMLNNGLHLRAPNGESATVLYQDFDDKQSPTEVWGNHFHALIAPEAINSWLSTFFDEPVQLRWLSPQLSRRVKEHQDVPMSFADGYPFLLINEASVQELQRRCPASIKLEQFRGNLIITGAKPFEEDTWKTIQIGDVIFTLDRPCSRCILTTVSPEKGIKHPHSEPLATLQTFRSDETGDVDFGQNVIIKNTGVIRVGDTLTVLETKPAKQYLVQERESDLAANSLNTQANKVSLVFEETEYTGDNQNVILEQLESNGLTIPYSCRAGICGRCKIKLISGEVTPLKQSAIKENGYILACSCIPKTSVKLAFN